One genomic region from Curtobacterium sp. 9128 encodes:
- a CDS encoding XRE family transcriptional regulator, producing the protein MDDDLDRAGLLGARIRHYRTTAGLTLDALGAVLGMSASRLSLIENARREPRVSELQAFADALGVGVTDLLRDEPPNDRAALELELRRAQAAPVYATTGLPTVRPGRSLGDDALRALVGLHRELERRASEAIATPEAARRGNTEQRARMRERDNHIAEIEAIAEECVRSVGHTSGALTHREVSRMAESMGFDLFFVDDLPRSARSVTDIANGRIYLPPSSIPGGHGLRSMALQAMAHRILGHRPPHSYADFLQQRLEINYFAACCLMPEAQAVAFLGQAKRAKDLAVEDFRDAFGVTHEAAALRMTNLMTRHFDMRVHFLRVGDDGAVYKAYENDGLALPVDVTGAVEGQVVCRRWGARRAGDRANRTTEFHQYTDTPTGTFWCSTQTGSTPEGGFSITFGVPFDDAKWFRGRETTHRETSRCPDEQCCRRPSRALEDRWAGSAWPSARLHAQILAPLPSGRFPGVDDGEVYAFLDRHAAS; encoded by the coding sequence ATGGACGACGACCTGGACCGCGCCGGCCTCCTCGGCGCCCGGATCCGCCACTACCGGACGACGGCGGGTCTGACGCTCGATGCACTCGGCGCCGTGCTCGGCATGAGTGCGAGCCGCCTCTCCCTCATCGAGAACGCACGGCGCGAACCCCGTGTGTCCGAGCTCCAGGCGTTCGCGGATGCCCTCGGCGTCGGCGTGACCGACCTGCTCCGTGACGAACCGCCGAACGACCGTGCTGCCCTGGAACTGGAACTCCGTCGGGCGCAGGCCGCTCCCGTGTACGCGACCACCGGCCTCCCGACCGTCCGACCCGGGCGGAGCCTCGGCGACGACGCCTTGCGGGCGCTGGTCGGCCTCCATCGCGAGCTCGAACGGCGCGCGTCCGAGGCCATCGCGACACCGGAGGCAGCACGGCGCGGAAACACCGAGCAGCGTGCCCGGATGCGTGAACGCGACAACCACATCGCGGAGATCGAGGCCATCGCCGAGGAGTGCGTGCGCTCCGTCGGCCACACGTCCGGTGCTCTGACCCACCGGGAGGTGAGTCGGATGGCAGAGTCCATGGGGTTCGACCTGTTCTTCGTGGACGACCTCCCCCGATCGGCCAGGAGCGTCACGGACATCGCGAACGGCCGGATCTACCTGCCGCCGTCGTCGATCCCCGGTGGACACGGCCTCCGCTCGATGGCGCTGCAGGCGATGGCGCACCGGATCCTCGGGCACCGGCCGCCGCACTCGTACGCGGATTTCCTGCAACAGCGGCTCGAGATCAACTACTTCGCGGCGTGCTGTCTGATGCCCGAAGCGCAGGCGGTGGCGTTCCTCGGGCAGGCGAAGCGCGCGAAGGACCTGGCGGTGGAGGACTTCCGCGACGCGTTCGGTGTCACGCACGAAGCCGCGGCGCTGCGGATGACGAACCTCATGACGCGGCACTTCGACATGCGCGTGCACTTCCTCCGCGTCGGTGACGACGGCGCGGTCTACAAGGCGTACGAGAACGACGGACTAGCGTTGCCCGTCGACGTCACCGGTGCCGTCGAGGGTCAAGTCGTGTGTCGTCGTTGGGGTGCACGTCGCGCGGGCGACCGGGCGAACCGGACGACCGAGTTCCACCAGTACACGGACACCCCGACCGGCACGTTCTGGTGCTCGACGCAGACCGGATCGACACCGGAGGGTGGGTTCTCGATCACGTTCGGCGTGCCGTTCGACGACGCGAAGTGGTTCCGCGGGCGGGAGACGACGCATCGGGAGACCTCGCGCTGCCCGGACGAGCAGTGCTGCCGGCGGCCGTCACGAGCGCTCGAGGACCGATGGGCCGGTTCGGCGTGGCCGAGCGCGCGGCTGCACGCGCAGATCCTCGCGCCGCTGCCGTCCGGCCGCTTCCCCGGGGTCGACGACGGGGAGGTCTACGCGTTCCTCGACCGCCACGCCGCATCCTGA
- the ppsA gene encoding phosphoenolpyruvate synthase, with protein MIITEAPRTTATTVDVVSFDAVGLEDLAAVGGKNASLGELIRSLSAVGIRVPDGFATTAAAFRRHLATSGLEHWIARQLEGLDVEDTRALARVGRAVRERIATTDLGIAFELSVRAAFERLTRGMPDGVSFAVRSSATAEDLPDSSFAGQQETFLNIRGVESVLEAIRQVFASLYTDRAIAYRVHRGFVHDEVAISVGVQRMVRSDLAASGVMFTLDTETGFDRAVFVTSAFGLGEGVVQGAVNPDEFTVSKTALAAGRPAVLSRLVGAKATRMVFTEDTAVGRTTAFVDTDPLDRRRFSLTDAEVTELARTAVAIERHYGRPMDIEWGKDGLDGQLYVLQARPETVASRSLAGVVERHRLAAAPTEAPLLEGRAIGARIGAGPVRVLASPHEMHDFEEGEVLVADMTDPDWEPVMKRASAIVTNRGGRTCHAAIIARELGIPAVVGTGSATSVLTDGDAVTVSCAEGETGRVFPGVLDVVTERVEVDALPDLGVDLMLNVGSPEQAFGFQALPNAGVGLARMEFVVNRQIGVHPKALLHLADQPTELREQIEDRIAAYGAPRDYFVRRLAEGISTLAAAFDPKPVIVRLSDFKSNEYAHLLGGAAYEPDEENPMIGFRGAARYLSDDFAEAFALECEAIRTVRDVMGFTNVRVMIPFVRTVEEASGVVERMASNGLVRGRNGLQVVMMCEIPSNALDADRFLDHVDGFSIGSNDLTQLTLGVDRDSGIVAESFDERNPAVLRLIDMAIDACRARGAYVGICGQGPSDHPDLAEHLMARGISSMSLNPDSVVETWQRLATGVERQHG; from the coding sequence ATGATCATCACCGAAGCACCCCGAACCACCGCCACGACCGTGGACGTCGTGTCGTTCGACGCAGTCGGTCTCGAGGACCTGGCGGCGGTCGGCGGCAAGAACGCGTCGCTCGGCGAGCTCATCCGCTCGCTCTCCGCCGTGGGCATCCGCGTCCCCGACGGCTTCGCGACGACCGCCGCCGCGTTCCGCCGCCACCTGGCGACGTCGGGGCTCGAGCACTGGATCGCGCGGCAGCTGGAGGGCCTGGACGTCGAGGACACCCGAGCGCTCGCGCGTGTCGGTCGGGCCGTCCGGGAACGGATCGCAACGACCGATCTCGGCATCGCGTTCGAGTTGTCCGTCCGCGCGGCCTTCGAACGCCTGACCCGGGGCATGCCCGACGGTGTCAGCTTCGCGGTGCGGTCGAGCGCGACCGCCGAGGACCTGCCCGATTCGTCGTTCGCCGGGCAGCAGGAGACGTTCCTCAACATCCGCGGTGTCGAGTCGGTGCTCGAAGCGATCCGGCAGGTGTTCGCGTCGCTGTACACCGATCGGGCCATCGCCTACCGCGTGCACCGCGGGTTCGTGCACGACGAGGTCGCGATCTCCGTCGGTGTGCAGCGCATGGTGCGGTCCGACCTGGCCGCATCCGGGGTGATGTTCACGCTCGACACCGAGACCGGCTTCGACCGGGCCGTCTTCGTCACGAGCGCGTTCGGACTCGGTGAGGGCGTGGTCCAGGGTGCGGTGAACCCGGACGAGTTCACGGTGTCGAAGACGGCGCTCGCGGCGGGCCGGCCGGCCGTGCTCTCCCGGCTCGTCGGAGCGAAGGCGACACGGATGGTCTTCACCGAGGACACCGCCGTCGGACGGACCACCGCGTTCGTCGACACCGACCCGCTCGACCGTCGACGGTTCTCGCTCACCGACGCCGAGGTCACCGAACTCGCGCGGACGGCCGTGGCGATCGAGCGGCACTACGGCCGTCCGATGGACATCGAATGGGGCAAGGACGGACTCGACGGACAGCTCTACGTGCTGCAGGCCCGGCCGGAGACGGTGGCGTCGCGATCCCTCGCCGGTGTCGTCGAGCGGCACCGCCTCGCCGCGGCCCCGACGGAGGCACCGTTGCTGGAGGGCCGGGCGATCGGCGCGCGGATCGGTGCCGGTCCGGTGCGAGTGCTCGCATCCCCGCACGAGATGCACGACTTCGAGGAGGGCGAGGTACTGGTCGCCGACATGACCGATCCGGATTGGGAGCCGGTGATGAAGCGAGCATCCGCGATCGTGACGAACCGCGGTGGGCGCACCTGCCACGCCGCCATCATCGCCCGTGAGCTCGGCATCCCCGCCGTCGTCGGCACCGGCTCCGCGACGTCCGTGCTCACCGACGGGGACGCCGTCACGGTGTCCTGCGCGGAGGGGGAGACCGGGCGCGTGTTCCCCGGGGTGCTCGACGTCGTCACCGAGCGGGTCGAGGTCGATGCCCTGCCGGACCTCGGGGTCGACCTGATGCTCAACGTGGGGTCGCCGGAGCAGGCGTTCGGGTTCCAGGCGCTGCCGAACGCGGGCGTCGGGCTTGCGCGGATGGAGTTCGTCGTCAACCGGCAGATCGGTGTGCACCCGAAGGCGCTCCTGCACCTGGCCGATCAGCCGACCGAGCTGCGCGAGCAGATCGAGGACCGCATCGCGGCGTACGGGGCGCCGCGGGACTACTTCGTCCGCCGACTCGCCGAGGGCATCAGCACGCTCGCGGCGGCGTTCGACCCGAAGCCGGTGATCGTGCGGCTGTCGGACTTCAAGTCGAACGAGTACGCGCACCTGCTCGGTGGCGCGGCGTACGAGCCGGACGAGGAGAACCCGATGATCGGGTTCCGCGGCGCCGCCCGGTACCTGTCCGACGACTTCGCCGAGGCATTCGCGCTGGAGTGCGAGGCGATCCGGACGGTGCGGGACGTGATGGGGTTCACGAACGTGCGGGTGATGATCCCGTTCGTGCGGACGGTCGAGGAAGCGTCCGGTGTCGTCGAGCGCATGGCATCGAACGGACTGGTCCGTGGACGCAACGGTCTGCAGGTCGTGATGATGTGCGAGATCCCCTCGAACGCTCTCGACGCAGACCGGTTCCTGGACCACGTCGACGGCTTCTCGATCGGCTCGAACGACCTGACGCAGCTGACCCTCGGCGTCGACCGGGACTCCGGGATCGTCGCGGAGTCGTTCGACGAGCGGAACCCGGCCGTGCTGCGCTTGATCGACATGGCGATCGATGCCTGCCGTGCTCGCGGCGCCTACGTCGGCATCTGCGGGCAGGGGCCGAGCGACCACCCTGACCTCGCTGAGCACCTCATGGCGCGCGGCATCAGCTCGATGTCGCTCAACCCCGACAGCGTCGTCGAGACGTGGCAGCGTCTGGCTACCGGAGTGGAACGCCAGCACGGATGA
- a CDS encoding flagellar assembly protein FliW, with protein sequence MNIDLTFAVAPFGLEPLVAFTLTPVSGADGLFTLVGAGTTESGVSAPKMFLLDAAVHLPDYAPALSDEQAATIGLTAPSDAMLLVVATPGDAGTTVNLLAPVVVNARTSVGAQFILEDQDLPLRAELARR encoded by the coding sequence ATGAACATCGACCTCACCTTCGCCGTCGCACCGTTCGGTCTCGAGCCCCTCGTCGCGTTCACGCTGACGCCGGTCTCGGGTGCCGACGGCCTCTTCACGCTCGTCGGGGCGGGGACCACGGAGTCCGGGGTATCCGCGCCGAAGATGTTCCTGCTCGACGCAGCGGTGCACCTGCCCGACTACGCGCCGGCACTGTCCGACGAGCAGGCGGCGACGATCGGGCTGACCGCGCCGTCGGACGCGATGCTCCTCGTCGTGGCGACCCCGGGTGACGCCGGCACGACGGTGAACCTGCTCGCGCCGGTCGTGGTGAACGCGCGGACGTCGGTCGGCGCGCAGTTCATCCTCGAGGACCAGGACCTGCCGTTGCGCGCGGAGCTCGCCCGGCGGTAG
- the flgL gene encoding flagellar hook-associated protein FlgL: MTVITRVTTQMSMAAATSRLQAGAAKLAQLTEQATTLKNIGKPSDDPVGTASSMQVRKEQAANAQYTRNANDAVGWLANTDSALGDVYSVLSKVRDLTVQAANSGTMSDTDRDAFVTQFQALKGDLAASANATYGARSVFAGSATSSTAYDPATGWAPSTATVDRRIGDGTTVRVDTSGAAVFGSGSTSVFSMIDSIVGDLQNGVNVNPRINDVDAHLQTVRGVQADVGVRHAAAIAAQDSLKSSSTTLEGRRSSIEDKDLAKAVLDLQVQQTNYQAALAVTAKVLQPTLMDYLR; the protein is encoded by the coding sequence ATGACCGTGATCACCCGTGTGACCACCCAGATGTCCATGGCAGCGGCCACGAGCCGGCTGCAGGCCGGTGCCGCCAAGCTCGCACAGCTCACCGAGCAGGCCACCACCCTGAAGAACATCGGGAAGCCGTCGGACGACCCGGTCGGCACCGCGTCGTCGATGCAGGTCCGCAAGGAGCAGGCCGCGAACGCGCAGTACACCAGGAACGCGAACGACGCGGTCGGGTGGCTGGCGAACACCGACAGCGCGCTCGGCGACGTCTACTCGGTCCTCTCGAAGGTGCGGGACCTCACCGTGCAGGCGGCGAACTCCGGCACCATGAGCGACACCGACCGCGACGCGTTCGTCACCCAGTTCCAGGCGCTCAAGGGCGACCTGGCCGCCAGCGCGAACGCCACCTACGGGGCCCGGTCCGTCTTCGCCGGGTCAGCGACCTCGTCGACGGCATACGACCCCGCCACCGGGTGGGCGCCGTCCACCGCGACCGTCGACCGGCGCATCGGCGACGGGACCACGGTGCGGGTCGACACCTCCGGGGCCGCGGTGTTCGGCTCCGGGTCGACCTCCGTGTTCTCGATGATCGACTCGATCGTCGGGGACCTGCAGAACGGCGTGAACGTGAACCCCCGCATCAACGACGTGGACGCGCACCTCCAGACGGTGCGCGGTGTGCAGGCGGACGTCGGTGTCCGGCACGCGGCCGCGATCGCCGCGCAGGACTCCCTGAAGTCGTCGTCGACGACGCTCGAGGGACGCCGCTCGTCGATCGAGGACAAGGACCTCGCCAAGGCCGTCCTCGACCTGCAGGTGCAGCAGACCAACTACCAGGCAGCCCTCGCCGTCACCGCGAAGGTCCTGCAGCCGACCCTGATGGACTACCTCCGATGA
- the flgK gene encoding flagellar hook-associated protein FlgK: MVSTFGSLATAYSGLAAARAGIDVTGQNIANAGTAGYTRQRVTQTSIPAAQTGFMRGTAALAGQGVSVDGIARLGSLTLDAGVRAAAGSSAYATARAAGLDQLETGLNEPGDDGLSAKLDDFWSAWGDLSTHTDDPGAATALLGAAKTVASTLAAGSKAVDAQWTSVRGTVAGQVSQLNDAAKQVADLNGRIRTALAGGGNANELIDQRDQLTEQIASLAGGTTRANADGTVDVLIGGNPLVQGSDARSVALGGGTRLADGAPVTLTWTSGSGSAVALDGGSIAGNVSLLAPANASGTGGALAQASAAYDTIATTIAAQVNAVHATGTTANGTTGAAFFALTAGVPAAQGLTVVPTDAGGIATRNAAGEYDGSVADALGELGKAADAPDKAWATFVAGVGTASRSATSEATLTGLALTNARTQQQSGAGVDLDEENVNLLSYQHAYQGAARVLTAVDEMLDTLINRVGLVGRG, translated from the coding sequence ATGGTCAGCACCTTCGGCTCGCTCGCCACCGCCTACTCCGGCCTCGCCGCCGCGCGTGCCGGCATCGACGTCACCGGGCAGAACATCGCGAACGCGGGCACCGCCGGGTACACCCGCCAGCGCGTCACGCAGACGTCGATCCCCGCGGCGCAGACCGGGTTCATGCGCGGGACGGCGGCCCTCGCCGGACAGGGCGTCTCCGTCGACGGCATCGCACGACTCGGCTCCCTCACGCTCGACGCCGGCGTCCGCGCCGCTGCCGGGTCCTCCGCGTACGCCACGGCCAGGGCAGCCGGACTCGACCAACTCGAGACCGGGCTGAACGAACCGGGCGACGACGGGCTCTCCGCGAAGCTCGACGACTTCTGGTCGGCGTGGGGCGACCTGTCCACGCACACCGACGACCCGGGTGCCGCCACCGCGCTGCTCGGTGCCGCGAAGACCGTCGCGTCCACCCTGGCCGCCGGGTCGAAGGCCGTCGACGCACAGTGGACCAGTGTGCGCGGCACCGTCGCCGGACAGGTCTCGCAGCTCAACGACGCGGCGAAACAGGTCGCCGACCTCAACGGCCGCATCCGCACCGCACTCGCCGGTGGCGGCAACGCGAACGAGCTCATCGACCAGCGTGACCAGCTCACCGAGCAGATCGCCTCCCTCGCCGGGGGCACGACCCGCGCGAACGCCGACGGGACCGTCGACGTGCTCATCGGCGGCAACCCGCTGGTGCAGGGCTCGGATGCCCGCTCGGTCGCGCTCGGCGGCGGGACCCGGCTCGCGGACGGCGCGCCGGTCACCCTCACCTGGACCTCGGGTTCCGGTTCCGCCGTCGCCCTCGACGGCGGATCGATCGCCGGCAACGTGTCCCTGCTGGCACCGGCGAACGCGAGCGGCACCGGCGGTGCGCTCGCGCAGGCGTCCGCCGCGTACGACACGATTGCGACGACGATCGCCGCACAGGTGAACGCCGTGCACGCCACCGGTACGACGGCGAACGGGACCACCGGTGCCGCCTTCTTCGCGCTCACCGCCGGCGTCCCGGCAGCGCAGGGCCTCACCGTCGTCCCCACCGACGCCGGCGGCATCGCGACGCGGAACGCGGCCGGCGAGTACGACGGCTCCGTGGCGGACGCCCTCGGTGAGCTGGGGAAGGCCGCGGACGCACCCGACAAGGCGTGGGCGACGTTCGTGGCGGGCGTGGGCACGGCCTCCCGTTCGGCGACGTCGGAGGCGACGCTCACCGGCCTCGCCCTCACCAACGCGCGCACCCAGCAGCAGTCGGGCGCCGGCGTCGACCTCGACGAGGAGAACGTCAACCTGCTCAGCTACCAGCACGCCTACCAGGGCGCGGCACGCGTCCTGACGGCCGTCGACGAGATGCTCGACACCCTCATCAACCGCGTCGGCCTCGTCGGGAGGGGATGA
- a CDS encoding flagellar protein FlgN — protein sequence MTDTQSDRHREEMMSVNDLSAVLWRERELLELLTFKLEEEQLLLAAGRSRWVSHASREVEQVLERLRATGLERSAESAAVAEEWGVDPDAPLREVVAAAPGGPWGEILASHLHAMVELTTQIGALRDENDRFIRTAAQATEETLAGTVGDTATYDATGTSGHATGEARLFDGTL from the coding sequence ATGACCGACACACAGTCGGACCGACACCGGGAGGAGATGATGAGCGTGAACGACCTGTCCGCCGTGCTCTGGCGCGAACGAGAACTGCTCGAACTGCTCACCTTCAAGCTCGAGGAGGAGCAGCTGCTGCTCGCCGCCGGGCGCTCCCGCTGGGTGTCGCACGCCAGCCGCGAGGTCGAGCAGGTGCTCGAACGGCTCCGCGCCACCGGACTCGAACGGAGCGCGGAGAGCGCCGCCGTCGCCGAGGAGTGGGGCGTGGACCCCGACGCTCCGCTGCGCGAGGTCGTCGCCGCGGCGCCCGGTGGCCCGTGGGGCGAGATCCTCGCGTCGCACCTCCACGCGATGGTCGAGCTGACCACGCAGATCGGGGCCCTGCGGGACGAGAACGACCGCTTCATCCGGACCGCGGCGCAGGCCACCGAGGAGACCCTCGCCGGCACGGTCGGCGACACCGCGACGTACGACGCCACCGGGACCTCGGGCCACGCGACGGGCGAGGCCCGACTGTTCGACGGGACCCTGTAG
- a CDS encoding sigma-70 family RNA polymerase sigma factor, whose amino-acid sequence MDRTERNAMIVEHLPLVGYIVSDVRARATHLDRDDLAAVGSLALVAAADAFDPTLGVPFGAYARTRITGAIADDMRSSDWASRGTRKRIREALATQEALSSRLGRTVSVQEIADAMGVDRQTAADAMSDAGRVVTPIDETVHDTVAADLPLPGEDLVEAERRRYLRAAVEALPERMRFVVEAVYFGDRSVTDVAAELGITHSAVSQQRSEAMRLLRDGLATHYGDGGETPEPVSRTTAARRSAYLAKVAANAAVGVARAVQDAATGHHVVAS is encoded by the coding sequence ATGGACCGCACCGAACGCAACGCGATGATCGTCGAGCACCTCCCGCTCGTCGGCTACATCGTGTCCGACGTCCGGGCACGTGCCACCCACCTCGACCGCGACGACCTCGCCGCCGTCGGTTCGCTCGCGCTCGTCGCGGCCGCCGACGCATTCGACCCCACCCTCGGCGTGCCGTTCGGTGCGTACGCTCGCACCCGCATCACCGGCGCGATCGCCGACGACATGCGCTCGTCGGACTGGGCGAGCCGCGGCACCAGGAAGCGCATCCGCGAAGCCCTCGCGACGCAGGAGGCGCTGTCCTCCCGACTCGGTCGCACGGTGTCCGTGCAGGAGATCGCCGACGCGATGGGTGTCGACCGCCAGACGGCCGCCGACGCGATGAGCGACGCCGGCCGGGTCGTGACGCCGATCGACGAGACCGTGCACGACACCGTCGCCGCCGACCTGCCGCTCCCCGGCGAGGACCTCGTCGAGGCCGAGCGGCGCCGCTACCTCCGTGCTGCCGTCGAGGCGCTGCCCGAGCGGATGCGCTTCGTGGTCGAGGCCGTCTACTTCGGAGACCGCTCGGTCACCGACGTCGCCGCCGAGCTCGGCATCACCCACTCCGCCGTGTCCCAGCAGCGCTCCGAGGCGATGCGGCTGCTCCGCGACGGTCTGGCCACGCACTACGGCGACGGCGGCGAGACCCCGGAGCCCGTGTCCCGTACCACCGCGGCACGTCGCAGCGCGTACCTGGCGAAGGTCGCCGCGAACGCAGCGGTCGGTGTCGCCCGTGCGGTGCAGGACGCCGCGACCGGCCACCACGTGGTCGCCAGCTGA
- a CDS encoding flagellin, with protein MGMSINTNLSALNTYRNLNSTQNDLSKSLEKLSTGLRINRAADDAAGLSISEGLKSQVGGLTVAARNAQDGISVVQTAEGGLTETHSILQRMRDLAVQAGNDSNNADSRKAITTEVGQLQQELQRISDSTNFNGIKLLDGKAGSAADGKLQFQVGANGDTASQITVDLAGADVSSIAGKLTTDTYKADGTVDVAGAIKFDTATDAQAAISTIDEQIKAVSSARSNIGAVQNRFDHAINVTNVAKENLTAAGSRITDVDMAEEMVKYTRDNILSQAGTSMLAQANQSTQGVLSLLR; from the coding sequence ATGGGTATGTCCATCAACACCAACCTCTCGGCACTCAACACGTACCGGAACCTCAACTCGACGCAGAACGACCTGTCGAAGTCCCTCGAGAAGCTCTCGACGGGTCTCCGCATCAACCGTGCTGCCGACGACGCGGCCGGTCTGTCGATCTCCGAGGGGCTGAAGTCCCAGGTCGGTGGCCTCACGGTCGCCGCCCGCAACGCGCAGGACGGCATCTCCGTCGTGCAGACCGCTGAAGGTGGCCTCACCGAGACCCACTCGATCCTCCAGCGCATGCGCGACCTGGCCGTGCAGGCCGGCAACGACTCGAACAACGCCGACTCGCGCAAGGCGATCACCACCGAGGTCGGGCAGCTCCAGCAGGAACTGCAGCGGATCTCGGACTCGACCAACTTCAACGGCATCAAGCTGCTCGACGGCAAGGCCGGTAGCGCCGCCGACGGCAAGCTGCAGTTCCAGGTCGGGGCGAACGGTGACACCGCCAGCCAGATCACGGTCGACCTCGCCGGGGCCGACGTCAGCTCGATCGCGGGCAAGCTCACCACGGACACGTACAAGGCGGACGGTACCGTCGACGTGGCCGGGGCGATCAAGTTCGACACGGCGACCGACGCGCAGGCGGCGATCTCCACGATCGACGAGCAGATCAAGGCCGTCTCGTCGGCTCGTTCGAACATCGGTGCGGTCCAGAACCGCTTCGACCACGCCATCAACGTGACGAACGTGGCCAAGGAGAACCTGACCGCGGCCGGGTCGCGCATCACCGACGTCGACATGGCGGAGGAGATGGTCAAGTACACGCGCGACAACATCCTCAGCCAGGCCGGCACGTCGATGCTCGCGCAGGCGAACCAGAGCACGCAGGGCGTCCTCTCGCTGCTCCGCTAG
- the fliD gene encoding flagellar filament capping protein FliD: MSTSSVSSGNFAIDGLVSGLDTTSLINSLMSIESVPQTLLKTKVTTTNSFISSLQTINGLVQTLATKAADAAKATSLDVFGVTSSNAGVTATTGANATAGSLSFTVASTASAQVGVTAAMRTWSTDAQPITITKADGTTTTVTPASGSMDDVASAITKSGAGITATKVSAGTDTDGTKLYRLQLTSTATGAAGAFTIHRGTAADVAAGTATDVLTETGAAVVKQASDASVTLWAGTAAAQTVTSATNTFADIVPGLNVTVSQVTSDPVTVSIAQDTSKAQAVASGLVDAMNAISSYYASNTTLTSTTSATAGTTTTTAGVLLGDSTTRDAVQRLTSTMSAPVNGKSPSAIGISITKDGDFTFDADVFQKALATDPQGTQAILSGVATNVGAAATSASDKYTGSLTTAITGQQAVVKDLNDQIDRWTDRLASRKSALQTQYAALETSLSKLQSQSSWLSSQLSSTSS, encoded by the coding sequence ATGTCCACCTCGTCCGTGTCCAGCGGCAACTTCGCCATCGACGGACTCGTGTCCGGGCTCGACACGACGAGCCTCATCAACTCGCTCATGTCGATCGAGTCGGTGCCGCAGACGCTCCTCAAGACCAAGGTCACGACGACCAACTCGTTCATCTCGTCACTGCAGACGATCAACGGGCTCGTCCAGACCCTCGCGACGAAGGCGGCCGACGCTGCGAAGGCCACGTCGCTCGACGTCTTCGGGGTCACCAGCTCGAACGCCGGGGTCACGGCGACCACAGGTGCGAACGCCACGGCCGGGTCCCTGAGCTTCACCGTGGCCTCCACCGCGTCCGCACAGGTGGGCGTCACGGCGGCGATGCGGACGTGGTCCACGGACGCGCAACCGATCACGATCACCAAGGCCGACGGCACGACGACGACCGTCACCCCGGCATCCGGCTCGATGGACGACGTCGCTTCCGCCATCACGAAGTCCGGAGCGGGCATCACCGCGACGAAGGTGTCCGCCGGCACCGACACCGACGGCACGAAGCTCTACCGGCTGCAGCTCACGTCCACCGCGACCGGCGCGGCAGGCGCGTTCACGATCCACCGCGGCACGGCCGCCGACGTCGCCGCCGGAACGGCGACCGACGTGCTCACCGAGACCGGCGCCGCCGTCGTCAAGCAGGCATCCGACGCGAGCGTGACGCTCTGGGCGGGGACGGCCGCGGCGCAGACGGTGACGAGTGCGACGAACACCTTCGCGGACATCGTCCCGGGGCTGAACGTGACGGTGTCCCAGGTCACGAGCGACCCGGTCACCGTCTCGATCGCGCAGGACACCAGCAAGGCACAGGCGGTGGCGTCCGGCCTGGTCGACGCGATGAACGCCATCAGCTCCTACTACGCGTCGAACACCACCCTGACGAGCACGACGAGCGCCACGGCCGGTACCACGACGACGACGGCCGGGGTGCTCCTCGGTGACTCGACGACGCGCGACGCCGTGCAGCGGCTCACGAGTACGATGTCCGCCCCGGTCAACGGGAAGTCCCCGTCGGCGATCGGCATCTCGATCACGAAGGACGGCGACTTCACCTTCGACGCCGACGTGTTCCAGAAGGCCCTCGCGACGGACCCGCAGGGGACGCAGGCGATCCTGTCCGGGGTCGCGACGAACGTCGGAGCCGCCGCGACGTCGGCGTCCGACAAGTACACCGGCTCCCTCACCACCGCGATCACCGGCCAACAGGCCGTGGTCAAGGACCTCAACGACCAGATCGACCGCTGGACGGACCGCCTCGCATCGCGCAAGTCGGCGCTGCAGACCCAGTACGCGGCGCTCGAGACCAGCCTCAGCAAGCTCCAGTCGCAGTCGAGCTGGCTCTCCAGCCAGCTCTCCTCGACGTCGAGCTGA
- the fliS gene encoding flagellar export chaperone FliS, protein MYDKNTLRRRAQYTSEAVLSATPAQLVTMLYDRLLLDLHRAEAAQTTNDWDAAREQLLHAQAIVGELSATLRIDAWDGGEGLLAIYNYASTSLITANVHRDVQATRDCIRILEPLRQSWHDAAAALPATPAPAQHTIGGALGVA, encoded by the coding sequence ATGTACGACAAGAACACGCTCCGCCGCCGCGCGCAGTACACCAGCGAGGCCGTCCTCTCCGCGACGCCGGCACAGCTCGTCACGATGCTCTACGACCGGCTGCTCCTCGACCTGCACCGTGCAGAGGCCGCGCAGACCACGAACGACTGGGACGCCGCGCGCGAGCAGCTCCTGCACGCCCAGGCGATCGTCGGCGAGCTGTCCGCGACCCTCCGCATCGACGCGTGGGACGGCGGTGAGGGACTCCTGGCGATCTACAACTACGCGTCCACCTCGCTGATCACGGCGAACGTGCACCGGGACGTCCAGGCGACCCGCGACTGCATCCGGATCCTCGAGCCCCTGCGACAGTCCTGGCACGACGCCGCGGCCGCCCTGCCGGCGACGCCGGCGCCGGCGCAGCACACGATCGGCGGAGCGCTCGGTGTCGCCTGA